A window of Adhaeribacter arboris genomic DNA:
CAATACCACCGATAAAATTGAAGGTTTAGATGCCGGGGCCGACGATTACTTAGTTAAACCTTTCGAATTTCAGGAATTACTCGCCCGCATTCGGGCTCTTACCCGCCGTAAGAATGATTTACCCAGCGGCGAAATTTTACGCATTGCCGATCTGGAATTAGATATGGCGCGCAAAACCGTTACCCGCAACAACCAGCCCATTACGCTCACCGCCCGGGAATTTGCCTTGCTCTCATATTTGCTGCGCAACAAAGGCCGGGTAGTATCGCGGGTAGATATTATCGAAAATGTTTGGGAAACATCTTTCGATACCGGCAGCAACGTTATTGATGTATACATCAACTTTTTGCGTAAAAAAGTAGATAAAGATCATTCGGTTAAATTAATTCATACCTTGGTAGGAATGGGTTACGTGATAAAAGAAGCCTGATTTCCATGACTATCCGCTCGAAATTAACGCTTCAATTCGCGGTTATATTTTCGTTTATTCTTATTCTCTTTTCGGTTTTTATTTACGTGTTTGTGTCGCTTTACCAGGAAAGAGATTTTCAGCAAAACTTAAAAAACCGGGCCAATATTGTCGCGCACGTTTACCTCGACGCCAACCAGGTAAGTCAGGAAACATACCGGAAAATTTTGCGGCAGTATAACCAATCTTTGCCTTACGAAATTGTAAACGTTTATGATAACACCGGTAAACTGGTTTTCCAGGAAGGAGAGGGTAGGTTACCGGTAAGCAAAGAAATACTCTCAGCTTTGCAGCAAAATATCGAAGTCATGCAGCTGGTGCAGGGAAGGCAATTAGTGGGGGTGCCGTACTTCGACGCGAAAAATAAAAAAAAATACCTGGTAATTGCTTCTTCCATTGATGCCAATAGCCGGCAGCAGTTGCGCGAGTTGCGGCTTATTTTATCTTTTGGCTGTTTAATAGCCGTGGTTATTGTTTTAGCGGCGGGTTGGGTATTTGCCCGGCAGGCTTTGCGGCCCATCACCAAAGTAGTACAGGAAGTTGAGAAAATCAGCGCCTCGGATTTGCATTTAAGATTAACCGATTCGGTGGGTAAAGACGAGTTATCGCATTTGGCGCATACGTTTAATAAAATGCTCGACCGGCTGGAGCAAGCTTTCGCCATGCAAAAAACGTTTATTTCCAACGCTTCGCACGAACTTCGTACCCCGCTTACCGCCATGATCGGAGAGTTGGAAGTTGCCTTAATGAAGCCCCGCGCCGCCCACGAATACGAGCGGGTATTGCACGCTACCCTCAACGAAGCCAAGCTTTTAACGCAGCTTTCTAATGGGTTATTACAAATTGCGCAGGCCAGCTTTGATATCTCTAAAATAGAATTAAAAAAAGTCCGGTTCGATGAAGTGGTTTTTTTGGCGAGTGAGGAAGTAAAAAAACGCCACCGCCAGGCTAAAATTGATATTAATTTTGAAAACCTACCCGAAGACGAAAGTAAATTATTTTGTAAAGCGAACGAATCATTGTTGTTAATTGCCTTCATCAACGTTTTTGAAAATGCCTGTAAATTTTCGCCACCGGAAGGATTAATATCGGCCACTATACATGTTACCCCGGCGCAATTACAATTGCGGGTGCAGGATAGGGGAGTCGGGATTAAAAATGAAGATTTGCAGCATGTTTTCGTTCCTTTTTTCCGGGCCGATAATGTCCGGGATATCTCGGGCCACGGTATTGGTTTGCCACTCGCCGAAAAAATTATCAAATTGCACCAAGGTACCATTCAAATTAATTCGGCGCTTCACGTCGGTACCGAAGTTTTAATTTCACTTCCCGCAGCATTTTAATCTTATTTTAATGTGCCTTTAATGTCTTATTAATCTTGCCGGAATAAGTTTGTAAAGTGATAAAAGCTTAAACAGCTAAATTCTTTATAAAAATAGACGTAGAAATTCGGCATGAAGTCAATAGATGGTATTTCATTTAAAAGTCTGAGCAGTGATTTGCCCGCAGGATTGGTAGTTTTTTTAGTTGCTTTACCGCTTTGTTTGGGTATTTCGTTAGCGTCCGGGGCTCCCTTAGTAGCAGGGGTTATTGCGGGCATTGTGGGAGGTATTGTTGTTTCCCTTTTAAGTGGCTCCTCTTTAAGTGTTAGTGGACCGGCGGCCGGATTAACCGTAATTGTTTTAAATGGTATTACTAAGTTAGGTTCTTTCGAAGCATTTCAGTTAGCGGTAGTAATTGCCGGACTGTTGCAGCTTACTTTAGGATTCCTGAAAGCCGGTATTATCGGGCATTATTTTCCGTCGAGCGTGATTAAAGGCATGTTGGCAGCCATTGGTTTGACTTTAATTTTAAAACAAATTCCTCACTTTTTAGGGGTCGATAAAGATTTCTTCGGTGAAATGGAGTTTTTACAGTTCGACGGCCGGAATACGTTTACCGAAATGACGTACGCCATGCAGCACGTGGAAAAAGGTGCTTTAATCGTGGGAATTATTTCTCTGCTGATTATCATCTTGTGGGATAATCCTAAGTTAAAAAAATACGCCTTTTTTAAATTTGTGCCTTCCGCTTTAATTGCGGTATTGGTAGCTTTAGGGCTTAATTATTTTTTCCGGATTAGTACGCCAGTTTTAACTATCGGCACCGAACATTTGGTACAGTTACCAGCTATGGATTCTTGGGAAAAAATGGTAAATCAGTTAAGCCAGCCAGATTGGAGCGCTTTTAAAAATGTCGACGTTTATATTTTAGCCCTGACCATTGCCATTATTGCCTCCCTCGAAACGCTGTTAAGTGTAGAAGCAGTAGACCGGATGGATCCCTTGAAGCGGGTTACGCCGACTAACCGCGAATTAAAAGCCCAGGGAATCGGTAATTTTATCAGTGGTTTACTGGGTGGTTTGCCCATGACGGCCGTAATAGTGCGGAGTTCGGCTAATATAAATTCCGGTGCTAAAACTAAATTGTCGGCTTTTACGCATGGTATTTTGCTTACCATAAGTGTATTGTTTTTATCGCCTTTTTTAAATCTTATTCCTTTATCGGCACTGGCCGCGGTATTATTGGTAGTAGGTTACAAACTTACCAAGCCGGCTTTATATGTCAATCAATTTAAACTAGGTTGGGAACAATTTATTCCGTTTATTGTAACTATAGTAGCTATATTGTTTACTGACTTGCTCATTGGTATCTCTATCGGTTTGGCAGTGGGGGTATTCTTTATCCTAAAGGCGAATTACAAAACTCCTTACTTTTTTCATAAGGAGCAGCACCACGAAGGTGAGGTAATTCGGTTGCAACTAAGCGAAAACGTATCGTTCTTAAACAAGGCCAGTATATTACTAACATTGCACCACTTGCCCGATAACAGCGAAATAATAGTAGATGGCTCCAAGTCAACGTTTATTGATTACGATGTGCTTGATGCCATTCAGAATTTTAAAATTAATGCGCACGAACGTAACATTCGCCTGCATTTAAAAAATATACCCGAAGTTATATCCACGAACGCACACTAACTCATTCTAAAAACCTGAATAGAAAATGGAAAAAATATTTGAAAATAACCGTAAATGGGTAGCTGATAAATTAGTACAAGATAAAGATTATTTTAAAAGACTGGCTTTAGGTCAGAAACCGCGTTACTTGTTTATTGGCTGTTCCGATAGCCGGGTACCGGCCAACGATGTATGCGGTACAGGACCGGGCGAAATGTTTGTGCACCGCAATATTGCCAATATGGTAGTTAATACCGATATGAACATGTTATCGGTGTTGCAGTACGCCGTGGAAGTATTAGGGGTACAAGATGTAATTGTTTGCGGCCATTATGGTTGTGGCGGGGTAAAAGCGGCTATGGGCGATCAGCAATATGGTTTAATCGATAACTGGCTGCGCAATATCAAAGATATAATGCCTTCGCACCAGGAAGAACTGCAAAACTTACAAGATGAAGAGGCCCGTTGGCGCCGCATGGTGGAGTTAAACGTAAAGGAGCAAGTAAATAATTTATACAAGACCACCATCGTGCAGAACGCTATCAAAGCGGGTAAAACCTTAAAATTGCACGGTTTGGTGTACGATATTGCCAATGGTATCTTAAAAGATATTAACTGGTCAACCGAAGATTTTAAGCTCTACGCGGAAAGTTATCACCTAAACATGGAAAATACTACTTCTCAACTAACTGAGGTAGTACCGCAAGAATAACCGGAAACGCAGAGAGTTTAAAATTTCTAATTCGTACCGTACTTGTTGTAACGGATTAGAGCAAAGATAAAATTACATTTAGCTGTTTCTCCTTTATATTTACTAAAAAGCCTCGCATATTTTATGCGAGGCTTTTTACTTTTTATTCATCTGGTTTTATTAAAAACTTCAACAAAAATAGTATAATAAACCAGATTATGATAATTAACTGACTACCATAAAATTATTAGTCGAACAACGAACAACTACTTATTTTTTCTTACCAATCGTTATTCCGGTTTGAAGAGTTATAATTATCGTTTCTGTTGTATCGACGGGGGTTATCTTCCTGATGGCCCCGGTTTTCATTGAAATCATTGTTCCAACGGTGCTGGCTGTTCATATTGCCTCTTTCCTGATACAAACGCTCCTCGTCTTCACCGGTAAAGCGGTCCCAGGCCTGGCTTATTTTGTTACCCATCCGGTCAAAGAAACCTTCGTCTTGGTGCTCGTTATTCCGGCGATTTTGGTACAGGTCATCGTTAAAGCCGCGGCCTTGGTTCATGTTATTGCGGTTACCGTAATCAGAGGAATACCGGTTTGGTTGATTATAATCGCTATAGCGCTGCTGGTTGTATTGGTTTTGGTTCCGGAATGACTGCGACGAACGGTTATTGTCGTTGTTATTGTCGTTATCGGTCCAGCGATTCCAGGTTTCATTTATCTGATCGCCGGCCCGTTCAAAAAAGTTGCGATCGTTGTGGTGCCGGTTCTGCGAATTTTGCCAACTGTTATTATCGTTTTGCTGATTAAACCGGTTATCGTTCCGGTACGGCGTATGCTGGTTGCCGTAGTTGTAATTTTGGCTTTGGCCATATTGGCGGTTATTGCCTTGACTGTTTTGCCAGTTTTGATCGTGTTGCGACCAGTTATCGTTTTGCTGGTTATTTTGGCGATTGAATGGTTGATAAGCCGAGTACTGGTTTGGTCCGGAATTAGAGCGGTGATCGGCAGTGCCCTCGTTAGAGCCGGGCCACATACTGGCCTGATTCGTGCCAAATTCGTTGCGGGTAGAATTATCGCGTCTCGGATTTTCGTTTCCGGTCCGGAAACTATTAAAAGATGTCGGATCAGAATCTTCGTAATTTCTCATAATTGACATTTTTTAGTTTATCGTTTATACTTACTATAACCGGAGTTACTCCGGTTGGTGTTCTTTTTACGATAGGCAAATTAGAAATGTTCAAATAGCGGAAAGTGCTTAATTATAGCAATATCTAAAGAAAAGGGTATTGCTTTTTATATTTAACAAAGAATTAAGGTGGTACAGAAACTTAATTAGCAAGATTTATGCTTTTCTTTAAAAGATTCAAAAAGTTGATAATCTTGATTACTTTTTTGTAAAGCCCGGTGGTTAAACTAAAATACCAATAGCAGTTTAACAAGAAGGTAGTAATACTAATATATAGCAGTTTAAGTAGTTAACGTGCCTGCTTTGCAGATATAATCCTAAATCGTAGTCTTATTCTTAATTGAACTTTCTTAAATATAAAAATTATTAAAAACTATATGATCCAGAAACATTTACTTAATTCGGTTTTAGCGGTAGTGCTTTTCTTTTTCCTGGCAAGTTGTGAGGAACTGTTCGATACTTCTGATACCAAGCCAGATGGTTCCGCCCCAGCCGTTAGACTGGAAGCCCCCCAAAATAACAGTGTTTTTAGCTTAGGTAATAATGTACCCATTAAATCCGTTATCAGCGACAAAGACCGCATAAAAGAAATGGAAGTGCAAGTGGTATTGTTAGCGGATGGCAGCGCCAACCAAACAGTTTGGGGGTACAAGAAGAATCCGACAACTAACCCGGTTATTGTGGATACTACCATTAATACCGCTGTTTTAACGCCGGGTAACTATTTACTCCGCATGAATTTGGTTGATAACCGGACCAACAGCAAAGTGAAAGAAGTATTTTTCTCCGTAAAATAAGTAAAGTCCTTTATTTAACTTTTTACCTGTTTTTACCCGGGGCATCTGCAAAGATGCCCTTTTTTGTTGCTTCCGATAAGCAATAAACTCCGGCTTAAGTAATTGAAGAAAGATAGAGAAAGGGATAGAAGCAGATGAACGGAAACCTAATTGTAATTATAAAACTTTGTATATATTTACTTGTTAGTATTTACTAGTACATAAAATTTAACCTTACCTTAGAAATAAGGCCTGAAGCGTGAGTATGGATGATTTTACTCCGTATATAGTGCTGATAACCGGAACAACTCCGTATATCTGGGAGTTGGCAGCAATAAAATTAAAAATGAAAGAACTCTTAGAAAAGTATGCAAACGATAGTTTTGGAAACTTAGAAATACCTGAAACTGACGAAAAAAAGCAGCAGTTGGCTAGAGAAGTCTTCGGTAAGAATCTTGTAAGCGTACTTGACGGCTGGTTAGAAATCGCTTTTGATTTTGTTGACAATCCTGAACCTAAGGAGCCATTCCAAAGGGAAAATGAATTTAGTAGAAGAGACAAAGCTTTTAGAGAAAATTTTAAAAACCTGGACTCTCAGACAAAAGAAAAGATAAAAGAACTTATCTCAGATACAGCAACAGGAATACTTTTCAGTACTCTAGTATCCTTTGACCAATTCGACTATGGACAACTTAAAATAACCCTTTCACCAAAGACAATCGACAACCTTGATGAAGAATGGATTATTACAGATGAGGATATTGACTTACACGATGAGTTAGATGGATGGGTTGAAAATTATAGCAAACAAGTAAAAAATAAAGCAACCTAACAAGGTATAATCATCATCCTTCGGCCGATGGCCTCGCACGTTGTTTATACTAGACGTTGGCAGCAATTATTTAAAAACAATGAAACAATTTTTAACCTTATTTTTTTTATTCAGTTTACTAGTCTCTTGTAACCAAGAAGTAAAAAATAAGAAAATAAACAAAAAGGAAGCAGAAAAAAGAAATAAGGTACAAAGGCCTAATATTAGCTATAGTAATAAAATATCCACAGGGAAATGGTATTTTCTGCCTTATACAGATTCAACAATCATAAATAAATCCATCTTCAAATATTCTCAATCCTGTGCAAGCTTTGCCTACATGATTTCATATGATAGCAGCAATCCTGACAGTATCTTTTTTAAAGGTTATCATGAAGAGACAATGATGCCACTT
This region includes:
- a CDS encoding carbonic anhydrase, translating into MEKIFENNRKWVADKLVQDKDYFKRLALGQKPRYLFIGCSDSRVPANDVCGTGPGEMFVHRNIANMVVNTDMNMLSVLQYAVEVLGVQDVIVCGHYGCGGVKAAMGDQQYGLIDNWLRNIKDIMPSHQEELQNLQDEEARWRRMVELNVKEQVNNLYKTTIVQNAIKAGKTLKLHGLVYDIANGILKDINWSTEDFKLYAESYHLNMENTTSQLTEVVPQE
- a CDS encoding response regulator, whose amino-acid sequence is MKILLVEDEPKVASFIKKGLEEQSYDVEQAYDGFFGKRLALEKEYDLIILDVILPQLNGLEVCKAIRQHNSSVAILMLTALGNTTDKIEGLDAGADDYLVKPFEFQELLARIRALTRRKNDLPSGEILRIADLELDMARKTVTRNNQPITLTAREFALLSYLLRNKGRVVSRVDIIENVWETSFDTGSNVIDVYINFLRKKVDKDHSVKLIHTLVGMGYVIKEA
- a CDS encoding SulP family inorganic anion transporter yields the protein MKSIDGISFKSLSSDLPAGLVVFLVALPLCLGISLASGAPLVAGVIAGIVGGIVVSLLSGSSLSVSGPAAGLTVIVLNGITKLGSFEAFQLAVVIAGLLQLTLGFLKAGIIGHYFPSSVIKGMLAAIGLTLILKQIPHFLGVDKDFFGEMEFLQFDGRNTFTEMTYAMQHVEKGALIVGIISLLIIILWDNPKLKKYAFFKFVPSALIAVLVALGLNYFFRISTPVLTIGTEHLVQLPAMDSWEKMVNQLSQPDWSAFKNVDVYILALTIAIIASLETLLSVEAVDRMDPLKRVTPTNRELKAQGIGNFISGLLGGLPMTAVIVRSSANINSGAKTKLSAFTHGILLTISVLFLSPFLNLIPLSALAAVLLVVGYKLTKPALYVNQFKLGWEQFIPFIVTIVAILFTDLLIGISIGLAVGVFFILKANYKTPYFFHKEQHHEGEVIRLQLSENVSFLNKASILLTLHHLPDNSEIIVDGSKSTFIDYDVLDAIQNFKINAHERNIRLHLKNIPEVISTNAH
- a CDS encoding Ig-like domain-containing protein codes for the protein MIQKHLLNSVLAVVLFFFLASCEELFDTSDTKPDGSAPAVRLEAPQNNSVFSLGNNVPIKSVISDKDRIKEMEVQVVLLADGSANQTVWGYKKNPTTNPVIVDTTINTAVLTPGNYLLRMNLVDNRTNSKVKEVFFSVK
- a CDS encoding HAMP domain-containing sensor histidine kinase, which encodes MTIRSKLTLQFAVIFSFILILFSVFIYVFVSLYQERDFQQNLKNRANIVAHVYLDANQVSQETYRKILRQYNQSLPYEIVNVYDNTGKLVFQEGEGRLPVSKEILSALQQNIEVMQLVQGRQLVGVPYFDAKNKKKYLVIASSIDANSRQQLRELRLILSFGCLIAVVIVLAAGWVFARQALRPITKVVQEVEKISASDLHLRLTDSVGKDELSHLAHTFNKMLDRLEQAFAMQKTFISNASHELRTPLTAMIGELEVALMKPRAAHEYERVLHATLNEAKLLTQLSNGLLQIAQASFDISKIELKKVRFDEVVFLASEEVKKRHRQAKIDINFENLPEDESKLFCKANESLLLIAFINVFENACKFSPPEGLISATIHVTPAQLQLRVQDRGVGIKNEDLQHVFVPFFRADNVRDISGHGIGLPLAEKIIKLHQGTIQINSALHVGTEVLISLPAAF